One genomic segment of Desulforamulus reducens MI-1 includes these proteins:
- the nuoL gene encoding NADH-quinone oxidoreductase subunit L, whose translation MVEFALGHAWLVPLLPAMAFAIIVFLTRPLPKLSSSISVLAMASSFVLAAAIAYGVFTNPHFIEEPLVYSLRWFGMEEFTVKVGVMLDPTSAMMLFMVSLVATLIQIYSTGYMEGDPQYSVFFSYMSLFAASMLGLVISSNLLQMFVMWELVGLCSYLLIGFYTFKISAREAAKKAFMTTRIGDFGMLLGLLFLQILFGTLDLTELAQRVPNYEQLGISIGLLTLIAILVFIGPIGKSGQFPLHVWLPDAMEGPTPVSALIHAATMVVAGVYLVGRTLFLFAEVPGAMEVVAFTGAFTALFAATIAITQREIKRILAYSTVSQLGYMMLALGVGSLSASMFHLWTHAFFKALMFLAAGSVLHALHDKADVWKMGGLIKKMPITGWTFVIGGLAIAGIPPFAGFWSKDEILAVTLQYANHGHGFGYVLFFMAAFTAFLTAFYMWRMIFLAFFGQEKPENHPHESPLNMTFPLMVLAGFATVGGLVGTPWANLWGEWIHFGQPHHGEPAYGLMLLSVVIAVAGIGLAYMLYLKDEEKQRAKQLAEKYQAIYNLSYNKYYIDELYQWFTRKVVDAGAKVLYWFDIYFVDGVVNGLAKFTRVSGQGFRYFQTGKMQTYALFFFLGLLVITVVLAFGDSTSAGIMGGVKS comes from the coding sequence ATGGTTGAATTTGCTTTGGGTCATGCTTGGCTGGTACCTTTGTTACCTGCAATGGCCTTTGCCATTATTGTCTTTCTTACCAGGCCCTTACCAAAACTAAGCTCATCGATTTCTGTTTTAGCAATGGCATCTTCTTTTGTTTTGGCTGCAGCCATTGCTTACGGAGTATTTACCAATCCACACTTTATTGAAGAGCCGTTGGTTTATTCTCTGAGATGGTTTGGTATGGAAGAGTTTACGGTAAAGGTTGGGGTAATGCTGGATCCCACCTCTGCCATGATGCTTTTCATGGTTTCTTTGGTGGCAACTCTGATTCAGATATATTCCACGGGCTACATGGAGGGAGACCCTCAGTACTCAGTATTTTTCTCTTACATGTCACTCTTTGCAGCCTCTATGTTGGGATTAGTTATTTCCAGCAATTTGTTACAAATGTTTGTGATGTGGGAACTGGTAGGTCTTTGTTCTTATCTGCTGATTGGTTTTTATACCTTTAAAATTTCTGCCCGGGAGGCAGCCAAAAAGGCCTTTATGACCACCCGAATTGGTGACTTTGGTATGCTTTTGGGTTTGCTTTTTTTACAGATTCTCTTTGGCACCTTGGATTTAACCGAGTTGGCCCAGAGGGTTCCCAACTATGAACAATTAGGCATCTCCATTGGTTTGCTGACTCTTATTGCAATATTGGTATTTATCGGTCCCATTGGTAAGTCCGGTCAGTTCCCATTGCACGTATGGTTGCCGGATGCAATGGAAGGACCAACACCTGTATCAGCCTTGATTCACGCTGCTACCATGGTGGTTGCAGGGGTTTATTTGGTAGGGAGAACACTCTTCCTCTTTGCTGAAGTTCCAGGAGCCATGGAGGTTGTGGCCTTTACAGGGGCCTTTACAGCCCTATTTGCTGCCACCATCGCCATTACGCAAAGAGAAATAAAGCGTATCCTGGCCTACTCCACCGTATCCCAGTTGGGCTACATGATGCTGGCCTTAGGGGTCGGGAGTCTTTCAGCCAGTATGTTCCACCTCTGGACCCATGCCTTCTTTAAGGCATTGATGTTCTTGGCGGCAGGTTCAGTATTACACGCTTTACATGATAAGGCTGATGTTTGGAAGATGGGTGGATTGATTAAAAAGATGCCCATCACGGGTTGGACCTTTGTGATAGGGGGGTTAGCCATTGCAGGTATCCCTCCCTTTGCAGGATTTTGGTCCAAAGACGAAATCCTTGCCGTAACGCTGCAATATGCCAACCACGGACATGGCTTTGGATATGTTCTATTCTTTATGGCAGCCTTTACGGCCTTTCTTACAGCCTTTTATATGTGGCGCATGATATTCTTGGCCTTCTTTGGTCAAGAAAAACCGGAAAATCACCCCCATGAGTCTCCCTTAAACATGACTTTTCCGCTGATGGTACTGGCAGGCTTTGCCACCGTAGGAGGTCTGGTTGGTACACCATGGGCAAACCTCTGGGGTGAGTGGATTCATTTTGGACAGCCCCATCATGGGGAACCAGCCTACGGGTTAATGCTGTTATCAGTGGTTATTGCTGTAGCAGGCATAGGTTTGGCTTATATGCTCTACTTGAAGGATGAGGAAAAACAAAGGGCTAAGCAATTGGCAGAGAAGTACCAGGCCATCTACAACCTTTCTTACAATAAATATTATATCGATGAACTTTACCAGTGGTTCACTAGAAAAGTTGTGGATGCCGGGGCTAAAGTGCTGTATTGGTTTGATATTTACTTCGTGGATGGTGTTGTTAACGGACTGGCTAAATTTACTAGGGTGTCCGGGCAGGGTTTTAGATATTTTCAAACTGGTAAAATGCAGACCTACGCCTTGTTTTTCTTCCTCGGGTTGCTGGTAATAACTGTGGTGCTGGCCTTCGGAGATTCCACCTCAGCCGGTATCATGGGAGGTGTTAAATCATGA
- the nuoK gene encoding NADH-quinone oxidoreductase subunit NuoK produces the protein MGTGLNPSYFIGLSAALFAIGAFGAISKKNAIAVLISIELMLSAVNINLVAINKFLTPEAFIGQIFAIFVITVAAAEVGLGLAIVIAIFRNRHSVNLDDFDLMKW, from the coding sequence ATGGGGACAGGTCTTAATCCCTCATATTTTATTGGACTGAGTGCAGCACTTTTTGCCATAGGTGCCTTTGGTGCCATCTCAAAGAAGAATGCCATTGCTGTACTCATTTCTATAGAATTAATGCTTTCTGCAGTTAATATTAACTTGGTGGCTATAAATAAATTTCTTACCCCGGAGGCTTTCATCGGACAGATATTTGCTATTTTTGTCATTACCGTTGCCGCTGCTGAAGTGGGCCTAGGATTAGCAATTGTCATTGCCATCTTTAGAAATAGGCATTCGGTAAACTTGGATGACTTTGATCTGATGAAATGGTAG
- a CDS encoding NADH-quinone oxidoreductase subunit J translates to MEDTNVMIAFVLLSGLVLGSALLVVTLKNLVHSVLWLIVTFIGVAGIFLLLNADFVAMVQVLVYAGAVCIMIAFGVMLVQRQDMENSNPMNSRYKIAFPLIGGLFISIGLLMARTRWTLSGEAVPEKTVQGLAPILLTDYVIPFEVAAVLLTVALTGALVLVKEVKANGDRS, encoded by the coding sequence ATGGAGGATACCAATGTGATGATAGCCTTTGTCCTGCTGAGCGGGTTGGTCCTGGGTTCTGCCCTGCTGGTGGTAACCTTAAAAAACTTGGTACACAGTGTTCTTTGGTTAATTGTTACTTTTATTGGGGTAGCGGGAATATTTCTTTTGCTTAATGCAGATTTTGTTGCAATGGTGCAAGTGCTGGTTTATGCGGGTGCAGTTTGTATCATGATTGCCTTTGGTGTTATGTTGGTCCAAAGACAGGATATGGAAAACTCTAACCCAATGAACAGCCGTTATAAAATTGCTTTTCCATTGATAGGTGGCCTCTTTATTTCTATTGGTTTACTAATGGCTAGGACCCGGTGGACCCTCAGTGGGGAAGCGGTGCCAGAAAAAACTGTGCAAGGCTTGGCACCGATCCTGTTAACTGATTATGTGATTCCCTTTGAAGTGGCGGCTGTTCTGTTGACTGTTGCCCTTACAGGTGCCCTGGTATTGGTCAAGGAGGTGAAGGCAAATGGGGACAGGTCTTAA
- a CDS encoding NuoI/complex I 23 kDa subunit family protein codes for MHGKGLIKGLGVTIKHFFKPKVTVQYPEVRLPIPERFFGRPQFFYDKCIACNQCVNACPNNVIKLETDTVDKKKVVTRYDFDQQYCMFCGMCQEACPKDAIKFSDDFELTQYNRPDIKIQFVSPEQVEKKKEELRRAAAEKAAAEAAKAREEAKENPEGTGKEGM; via the coding sequence TTGCATGGCAAGGGTCTAATAAAGGGTCTGGGAGTGACGATTAAGCATTTTTTTAAACCAAAGGTAACGGTGCAATACCCCGAGGTGCGATTGCCAATCCCAGAGAGATTTTTCGGCAGGCCACAGTTTTTTTATGATAAGTGCATTGCCTGTAACCAGTGTGTGAACGCTTGTCCCAATAATGTTATAAAACTGGAAACAGATACAGTGGATAAAAAGAAAGTGGTGACCAGATACGATTTTGACCAGCAGTACTGTATGTTTTGTGGTATGTGTCAAGAGGCTTGTCCGAAGGATGCAATTAAATTTTCGGATGACTTTGAGTTAACCCAATATAACCGCCCAGATATTAAGATTCAATTTGTTTCACCGGAGCAGGTTGAAAAGAAAAAAGAAGAACTTAGAAGGGCGGCGGCGGAAAAGGCTGCGGCTGAAGCAGCTAAAGCTAGGGAGGAAGCGAAGGAAAATCCCGAAGGAACAGGCAAGGAGGGGATGTAA
- the nuoH gene encoding NADH-quinone oxidoreductase subunit NuoH, translated as MENLFVNLASGSRTLLGSAGLPGAATDFIVMFLKLGAILVYILVSALWLVYMERKVSAYMQCRIGPNRVGPLGLLQTTADIGKLISKEIIIPRCVDKKLFLLGPMLIFMPPLAVFAVAPFGKDMVAIDLNIGVYYFLAVASLSTVIVWMSGWASNNKYSLIGGMRVVAQMVSYEMPLILSIVGVIILTGTLNMSEIIQAQEGVWFIFLQPLGFLIYLIAGVAETNRAPFDLVEGESEIICGPFTEYSGMGFAMFFLAEYANVVLVSVMATTLFLGGWQAPFGLTFIPSWIWFLFKVYVMIFLFMWFRWTYPRVRVDQLMEFGWKVLVPLSIANIFLTGIGKYLYQTLGW; from the coding sequence GTGGAGAACTTATTTGTTAATTTAGCCAGCGGGTCTCGGACCCTGCTGGGGTCCGCTGGCCTACCCGGTGCGGCAACTGATTTCATAGTAATGTTCTTAAAATTAGGTGCTATTCTTGTATACATCTTAGTCAGTGCTCTCTGGCTGGTGTACATGGAAAGGAAAGTATCGGCCTATATGCAGTGTCGGATAGGTCCTAACCGGGTTGGACCCTTGGGTTTGTTACAGACCACAGCGGATATCGGGAAATTAATAAGCAAAGAAATTATTATTCCTAGATGTGTAGATAAAAAGTTGTTTTTGCTGGGACCTATGTTGATTTTTATGCCACCCTTGGCAGTCTTTGCTGTTGCTCCCTTTGGCAAAGATATGGTGGCCATCGATTTGAACATAGGAGTTTACTACTTCTTGGCTGTAGCTTCTTTATCAACTGTAATTGTCTGGATGTCTGGTTGGGCCTCTAACAACAAGTACTCCTTAATTGGAGGTATGCGCGTAGTGGCTCAAATGGTAAGCTACGAAATGCCTTTAATTTTATCCATTGTCGGGGTCATCATTTTAACCGGAACCTTAAACATGAGCGAAATTATCCAGGCACAGGAAGGAGTTTGGTTTATCTTTCTGCAACCCCTTGGTTTTTTAATTTACTTAATCGCAGGAGTTGCCGAAACAAACCGGGCCCCCTTTGACTTAGTAGAAGGAGAATCGGAAATTATCTGCGGACCCTTTACTGAATATAGTGGCATGGGTTTTGCCATGTTCTTTCTGGCTGAGTATGCCAATGTTGTGCTTGTTTCCGTAATGGCAACCACTTTGTTTTTAGGAGGTTGGCAAGCACCCTTTGGGCTTACTTTTATTCCATCCTGGATTTGGTTTTTGTTTAAAGTATATGTGATGATTTTTCTCTTCATGTGGTTCCGTTGGACCTATCCAAGGGTTAGGGTGGATCAGTTAATGGAATTTGGTTGGAAGGTACTGGTTCCTCTTTCTATTGCGAATATTTTCTTAACTGGTATTGGTAAATATCTGTATCAAACACTAGGGTGGTGA
- a CDS encoding NADH-quinone oxidoreductase subunit D, whose product MTIKTEEFLLNLGPQHPSTHGVFRIVLTLDGETVVKAVPVPGYLHRGIEKLLESRTYTQVIPYTDRLDYLAGMLMNWGYVHAVEKLMEVEIPERAEYIRVIVGELSRIASHLVATGAYAADIGGLTGFIYTFRDREEIMDLFEMISGARLTPSFMRIGGVAYDIPDGFMERCKKFVDYLPEAIKEYNTLITGNEIFQARTKNVAILSAEKAIDMSLSGPVLRATGVNYDLRKVRPYSVYERFEFEVPLGTKGDCFDRYYIRLLEMEQSARIIQQAMDQIPEGPIRAKIPKMIKPPVGEAYAEIESSKGIMGTYVVSDGSTKPYRVHFRRPSFVNLGYLNEMLRGWKIADVIAILGSIDIVLGEVDA is encoded by the coding sequence TTGACCATTAAAACCGAAGAATTTTTATTAAATTTAGGTCCGCAGCATCCCAGTACCCACGGTGTTTTTAGAATTGTTTTAACCCTGGATGGTGAGACTGTAGTAAAGGCTGTACCGGTTCCGGGATATCTGCACAGGGGTATTGAAAAATTACTTGAGTCCAGAACCTATACTCAAGTTATTCCCTATACAGATCGTCTTGATTACTTGGCAGGTATGTTAATGAACTGGGGCTATGTACATGCTGTTGAAAAGCTAATGGAGGTTGAAATACCGGAAAGGGCTGAATATATTCGGGTTATTGTTGGGGAATTATCCCGAATTGCCAGCCACCTGGTGGCCACCGGTGCCTACGCAGCGGATATTGGAGGACTGACAGGCTTTATTTACACTTTCCGGGATCGTGAAGAAATTATGGACCTGTTTGAAATGATCTCCGGTGCCAGGCTAACTCCAAGTTTTATGCGGATAGGTGGTGTAGCCTATGATATTCCTGATGGTTTTATGGAGCGGTGCAAAAAGTTTGTAGATTACCTGCCTGAGGCCATTAAAGAATATAACACCCTAATTACCGGAAATGAAATCTTTCAAGCCAGGACAAAGAATGTTGCCATCTTATCGGCGGAAAAGGCCATTGATATGAGTCTGTCGGGTCCGGTCCTGAGGGCTACTGGTGTTAATTATGATCTTAGGAAGGTTAGGCCCTACAGTGTGTACGAGAGATTTGAGTTTGAGGTTCCCCTCGGTACTAAGGGTGACTGCTTTGATCGGTATTATATTCGCTTATTAGAAATGGAACAGTCAGCGAGGATTATTCAACAGGCCATGGATCAAATACCCGAAGGACCCATAAGGGCAAAAATACCAAAGATGATAAAACCTCCTGTGGGAGAAGCCTATGCAGAGATTGAAAGTTCTAAAGGGATTATGGGTACCTATGTTGTTAGTGACGGCAGTACCAAACCTTATCGGGTACACTTCCGCCGCCCATCCTTTGTAAACTTGGGTTATTTAAATGAAATGCTACGGGGCTGGAAGATAGCGGATGTTATTGCCATTCTTGGCAGCATTGATATCGTGTTAGGTGAAGTTGATGCTTAG
- a CDS encoding NADH-quinone oxidoreductase subunit C, whose translation MNGKPLAEIIQELTNKYPSLEVSEKGHLTVPVESLMLFMRDLKEIYGFNYLTNVTGADYLEYLEVVYNLCIIGHPEMLHVKTRLDRNNPEVPSMVPIWGGAIWQEREVFDLLGIVFTDHPDLRRILLADDWEGHPLRRDYQWEGGRE comes from the coding sequence ATGAACGGTAAACCACTGGCAGAAATTATCCAAGAACTTACAAATAAATACCCTTCATTAGAGGTATCCGAAAAAGGACATTTAACAGTGCCGGTAGAGTCACTGATGTTATTTATGCGTGATTTAAAGGAAATTTACGGTTTTAATTATCTTACCAATGTAACTGGAGCGGATTATTTGGAGTATCTTGAGGTTGTCTATAACCTTTGTATCATAGGACATCCAGAAATGCTTCATGTAAAGACCAGGCTTGATCGAAATAACCCAGAGGTTCCCTCAATGGTGCCCATCTGGGGTGGAGCCATCTGGCAGGAAAGGGAAGTTTTTGACTTGCTGGGCATTGTCTTTACGGACCATCCTGATTTAAGGAGAATCTTACTGGCCGATGATTGGGAAGGTCATCCTCTCCGCAGGGATTATCAGTGGGAGGGTGGCCGAGAATAG
- a CDS encoding NADH-quinone oxidoreductase subunit B — MEIKDQDKAANPVAKDEMYEETVKRLKKLGAEPAVIGEVARTVSVGPLEKLLNLARANSLWPMGFGLACCAIEGLMAANMARFDLARFGYEVMRASPRQADVMLVCGTVTKKAAPFVVRLYEQMAEPKYVIAMGSCAISGGPFVDSYSVVPGVDKLIPVDVYIPGCAPRPDAVIHGFMKLKEKIINPEVVKRGDER; from the coding sequence GTGGAAATAAAGGATCAAGACAAAGCCGCCAACCCGGTAGCTAAAGATGAGATGTATGAGGAAACCGTAAAACGTTTAAAAAAGCTAGGGGCTGAACCGGCTGTCATCGGGGAGGTTGCTCGAACCGTGTCCGTTGGTCCCTTGGAAAAACTCTTGAATCTGGCTAGGGCAAATTCACTCTGGCCTATGGGTTTTGGTTTGGCCTGTTGTGCCATTGAAGGCTTAATGGCAGCTAATATGGCTAGGTTTGATTTAGCCAGATTTGGCTATGAGGTAATGCGGGCATCTCCACGACAAGCAGACGTGATGCTGGTATGCGGCACGGTGACTAAAAAAGCAGCCCCCTTTGTGGTTCGTCTGTACGAGCAAATGGCAGAGCCAAAATATGTCATTGCCATGGGTAGCTGTGCTATTTCCGGTGGACCCTTTGTGGATTCATACAGTGTTGTTCCCGGGGTGGATAAATTAATCCCGGTGGATGTCTATATTCCTGGTTGTGCCCCCCGGCCCGATGCAGTTATTCATGGGTTTATGAAATTAAAAGAAAAAATTATTAATCCTGAGGTGGTGAAACGTGGCGATGAACGGTAA
- a CDS encoding NADH-quinone oxidoreductase subunit A, whose protein sequence is MSDWIGVALFIVVGIVFGAGGMLTSFLIHPRSKNKFKLETYECGLPTEGATWVRFKTQYFTYALMFVIFDVEVIYLYPWAVSFVDLGLAGLIKMFLFIFILVLGLWYAWKEGALEWK, encoded by the coding sequence TTGTCAGATTGGATAGGAGTGGCTTTGTTTATCGTGGTTGGTATTGTCTTTGGCGCCGGTGGGATGTTGACAAGCTTCCTTATTCATCCTCGCAGCAAAAATAAATTTAAGCTGGAAACCTATGAATGTGGGCTGCCAACAGAAGGCGCCACATGGGTGCGCTTTAAGACGCAGTATTTTACCTATGCCTTGATGTTTGTCATTTTTGATGTGGAAGTAATTTATCTTTATCCTTGGGCTGTCAGTTTTGTAGATCTTGGTTTGGCAGGACTTATTAAAATGTTTCTTTTCATCTTTATTCTTGTTTTAGGACTTTGGTATGCCTGGAAGGAAGGTGCACTTGAGTGGAAATAA
- the rnhB gene encoding ribonuclease HII — protein sequence MVLECGVDETGRGSCISGIYASACILDPAHPIEGLRDSKKLSARKREILAEEIKQYALSWCIAQASLEEVEQLNVHHATLLAMKRAIEGLSIRANKVYVDGIHLPEVDIPAEAIVKGDDLIPAISAASILAKVARDGAMLEYHEKYPQYGFNSHKGYLTKAHREALKKYGPSPIHRKTYAPIRELLVGKDNEQIEMFE from the coding sequence ATGGTTTTGGAATGCGGTGTGGATGAGACGGGTCGTGGATCTTGTATTTCAGGAATATATGCTTCGGCTTGCATTCTTGATCCGGCACACCCCATTGAGGGGTTAAGGGACTCAAAAAAACTGAGTGCACGTAAGAGGGAGATTTTAGCAGAGGAAATAAAGCAATACGCATTAAGCTGGTGCATTGCGCAGGCTAGTCTAGAAGAAGTTGAACAGCTAAATGTACATCATGCTACATTGCTTGCTATGAAGCGGGCCATAGAAGGTCTAAGCATTAGAGCTAATAAGGTTTATGTGGATGGTATTCATTTACCAGAGGTTGACATTCCGGCTGAAGCCATTGTAAAGGGAGATGATCTTATCCCTGCCATTAGTGCAGCTTCAATACTGGCTAAAGTAGCTCGGGATGGAGCGATGCTTGAGTACCATGAAAAATACCCTCAATATGGATTTAACAGTCACAAGGGGTATCTAACAAAGGCACACAGGGAGGCGCTTAAAAAATATGGACCCAGTCCAATACATAGAAAAACTTATGCTCCTATACGTGAACTTTTAGTTGGCAAGGACAATGAACAAATTGAAATGTTTGAATGA
- the ylqF gene encoding ribosome biogenesis GTPase YlqF: MDIQIQWFPGHMAKAKRQVQDALKLVDVAFELLDARIPVSSSNPMIDQILGQKPRVIILNKSDLADPSITKQWQRALDRPYIKAIAVDTIKGEGLKEVPRVASMLVAEQMAKLAAKGRRPRAIRCMVLGIPNVGKSTFINRLVGRKATKTGDTPGVTKGQQWIRTQGSLELLDTPGILWPKFEDPEVGYKLAVTGAIKEQVFDIYEVSLKLLQWLAEYNPEKLKERYRMNELNPEATKLLWDIGVKRGLLVSGGLVDESKVAQLILKEFREGLLGRYTLDLPPM, translated from the coding sequence GTGGATATTCAGATTCAGTGGTTTCCAGGGCACATGGCCAAAGCCAAACGTCAGGTGCAAGATGCTCTAAAATTGGTGGATGTAGCCTTTGAACTTTTGGATGCCCGTATTCCTGTTAGCAGCAGTAACCCAATGATTGATCAAATACTGGGGCAAAAACCAAGGGTGATTATTTTAAATAAAAGTGATCTTGCTGATCCAAGCATTACCAAGCAATGGCAACGGGCCTTGGATCGACCCTATATTAAAGCTATAGCTGTGGATACTATTAAGGGAGAAGGACTCAAAGAGGTGCCAAGGGTGGCTTCTATGTTGGTGGCCGAGCAGATGGCCAAACTTGCTGCCAAAGGAAGACGCCCCAGGGCCATTCGTTGTATGGTACTGGGTATACCTAACGTGGGTAAGTCAACCTTTATTAACCGTCTGGTGGGCAGAAAAGCAACCAAGACCGGTGATACGCCGGGTGTTACCAAAGGCCAGCAATGGATTCGGACCCAGGGTTCCTTAGAACTATTGGATACCCCGGGGATTCTGTGGCCAAAATTTGAAGACCCTGAAGTCGGCTACAAGTTGGCTGTAACTGGCGCTATCAAAGAACAGGTTTTTGATATCTATGAAGTGTCCCTTAAACTTTTGCAATGGCTGGCTGAATATAACCCAGAGAAATTAAAGGAAAGATATAGAATGAATGAACTAAATCCGGAAGCCACAAAGCTATTATGGGATATTGGAGTCAAAAGAGGTCTGCTGGTATCTGGCGGTTTGGTGGACGAATCAAAGGTTGCCCAGCTTATTCTAAAAGAGTTCCGGGAAGGACTCCTGGGACGTTACACCCTGGATTTACCCCCCATGTAA
- the lepB gene encoding signal peptidase I, which yields MERLDPHNDEQKETKPKKSVIREMLESVVIAVLLAAVIRLFILEPFFIPSGSMEPNLMIGDRIIVSKITYHLKEPQRGDIIVFKFPLDPSRNFVKRLIAKGGETVEIKNSVLYINNQPIEENYLPKGLKFKDFGPEIVPEGHYFMMGDNRNNSDDSRVWGFLDKELIIGKAEVIYWPLNRISLAK from the coding sequence ATGGAGCGGTTGGATCCACATAATGATGAACAAAAAGAAACCAAACCCAAAAAATCAGTTATTCGTGAGATGTTGGAATCGGTTGTTATAGCAGTTTTGTTGGCTGCTGTTATTCGCCTATTTATTTTAGAACCATTTTTTATACCATCTGGTTCAATGGAGCCCAATTTAATGATAGGGGACAGAATTATTGTCAGTAAGATCACCTATCATTTAAAAGAGCCCCAGAGGGGAGATATTATTGTCTTTAAGTTCCCCTTAGATCCCAGTCGAAATTTTGTGAAAAGATTGATTGCTAAAGGTGGAGAAACCGTAGAGATCAAGAATAGTGTTTTATATATAAACAATCAGCCCATTGAAGAGAACTATTTGCCAAAGGGACTTAAATTTAAGGATTTTGGTCCTGAGATTGTTCCAGAGGGCCATTACTTTATGATGGGTGATAATCGGAATAACAGTGATGACAGTAGAGTTTGGGGCTTCTTGGATAAGGAGCTAATCATTGGTAAAGCAGAAGTCATTTACTGGCCCCTGAACAGGATTAGTTTAGCTAAATAA
- the rplS gene encoding 50S ribosomal protein L19 has protein sequence MNLIQSLEQEQIKKELPSFRPGDTIKVNYKVIEGNRERIQAFEGVVIRRRGGGLSETFTVRRISYGVGVERTFPLHAPKIDSIEVVRRGKVRRARLYYLRALRGKKARIKELSTR, from the coding sequence GTGAACCTCATTCAGTCTTTAGAACAAGAGCAAATTAAAAAAGAACTTCCGTCTTTCAGACCTGGTGATACCATTAAGGTTAACTACAAAGTTATTGAAGGTAACCGTGAACGTATTCAGGCCTTCGAAGGTGTTGTTATTCGTCGTCGTGGCGGCGGATTAAGCGAAACCTTTACTGTACGCCGTATTTCCTATGGCGTAGGTGTAGAGAGAACATTTCCTCTGCATGCTCCCAAAATTGACAGCATTGAAGTGGTTCGTCGCGGTAAAGTGCGTAGAGCCAGACTTTACTACTTGCGCGCTCTGCGTGGCAAAAAAGCTCGTATTAAGGAGCTTAGCACTCGCTAA
- the trmD gene encoding tRNA (guanosine(37)-N1)-methyltransferase TrmD, which produces MRIDILTLFPEMFQGPFNHSILKRAQENNLLQIDTINIRDFSQNKHHTVDDTPYGGGAGMVMGPEPLFECFDHLKAKNAGQVGRVIMMCPQGEPFTQEYAKELAREENLVIVCGHYEGIDERVREVLVTDEISIGDYVLTGGELPAMVVVDAVARMIPGVLGETASAEEDSFYNGLLEHPHFTKPREYRGYEVPEILLSGHHGNIRKWRRRQSLLRTLERRPELLKDVELSKEDKKVLLELQNLLLSLNLKQMK; this is translated from the coding sequence ATGAGAATAGATATTCTGACACTTTTTCCTGAGATGTTTCAAGGACCGTTCAACCACAGTATTCTCAAGAGGGCCCAGGAAAACAATCTTCTACAAATCGACACTATCAATATACGGGATTTTTCCCAAAACAAACACCATACAGTGGATGACACTCCCTATGGCGGTGGTGCAGGCATGGTGATGGGTCCGGAGCCTTTGTTTGAATGCTTTGATCACCTAAAAGCAAAGAACGCTGGTCAGGTTGGCCGGGTAATCATGATGTGTCCCCAGGGGGAGCCCTTTACCCAAGAATATGCTAAGGAATTGGCCAGAGAAGAAAATTTGGTTATTGTCTGTGGCCATTATGAGGGAATTGATGAAAGAGTTCGAGAAGTATTGGTAACGGATGAAATATCCATTGGTGACTATGTTCTCACCGGTGGTGAACTGCCTGCAATGGTGGTTGTTGATGCTGTGGCCAGGATGATTCCTGGCGTATTGGGTGAGACTGCCAGTGCTGAAGAAGACTCCTTTTATAACGGTCTGTTGGAGCATCCCCATTTTACTAAGCCCAGGGAGTATAGAGGTTACGAAGTGCCTGAAATTCTACTGTCCGGTCACCATGGGAATATACGAAAGTGGCGCAGACGGCAGTCCCTTCTAAGAACCCTAGAACGTCGACCAGAGTTACTAAAAGATGTAGAATTATCAAAGGAAGATAAGAAAGTTTTACTGGAACTGCAAAATCTTCTGTTATCTTTAAACCTAAAGCAGATGAAATAG